From the Dama dama isolate Ldn47 chromosome 24, ASM3311817v1, whole genome shotgun sequence genome, one window contains:
- the LOC133045547 gene encoding olfactory receptor 4A47-like — MEPRKNVTYFVLLGLTQNPKEQKVLFVMFLLFYILTVMGNLLIVVTVTFSKTLNSPMYFFLASLSFIDLICSSSISPRLTSDLFFGVNTISFQFCMTQLFTEHLFGGPEVTLLLVMAYGRCVVICKPLHYLVIMRQRVCAVLLVVSCVGGFLHSVIQLSTVYGLPFCGPNVIDHYMCDMCPLLKLVCNDTHVIGILVVASGGLSSAVVFLLLLVSYGVILPSLKNLSQEGRWKAFQTCGSHITVVFCFFVPCSFMYSRPAKIFPTDKSLSVFYTVITPMLNPLIYSLRNFQMTNAMKKLWRNKMRSMLGRVR, encoded by the coding sequence ATGGAGCCAAGGAAAAATGTAACATACTTTGTCCTCCTGGGCCTCACACAGAATCCAAAGGAACAGAAAGTCCTTTTTGTTATGTTCTTGCTTTTCTACATTTTGACTGTGATGGGCAACTTGCTCATTGTTGTGACAGTAACTTTCAGTAAGACCCTGAATTCacctatgtatttttttcttgctaGCTTGTCATTTATAGATTTAATTTGTTCTTCTTCCATTTCCCCCAGATTGACTTCAGACTTGTTCTTTGGGGTAAATACAATATCCTTCCAATTTTGTATGACCCAGCTCTTTACTGAACACCTTTTTGGAGGACCAGAGGTCACCCTTCTGCTGGTGATGGCCTATGGCCGCTGTGTGGTCATCTGTAAGCCCTTGCATTACTTGGTCATCATGAGGCAGAGGGTGTGTGCTGTACTTCTGGTGGTGTCCTGTGTTGGAGGTTTTCTGCACTCAGTAATTCAACTTAGCACTGTTTATGGGCTCCCATTCTGTGGCCCCAATGTCATTGATCACTACATGTGTGACATGTGCCCCTTATTGAAACTTGTCTGTAATGATACCCATGTCATTGGCATCTTAGTGGTGGCCAGTGGAGGACTGAGCTCTGCTGTGGTTTTTCTGCTCTTACTCGTCTCCTATGGAGTCATCCTGCCCTCTCTGAAGAACCTAAGTCAGGAAGGGAGGTGGAAAGCTTTCCAGACCTGTGGTTCCCACATCACtgtggttttctgtttctttgtgccCTGTAGTTTCATGTATTCAAGACCTGCTAAGATCTTTCCCACTGACAAATCATTGAGCGTGTTTTACACAGTCATAACCCCCATGCTGAACCCATTAATCTACAGTCTAAGAAATTTTCAGATGACTAATGCTATGAAGAAACTCTGGAGAAACAAAATGAGATCAA